The Pseudomonas allokribbensis genome has a window encoding:
- the dibA gene encoding phosphodiesterase DibA — MSASYRDALRAALLYLVLAVVWLQGIGYLLNSFFDSSDELLRWQLINGYAFVVFSAGLIFLARARLFECLGIGARLRERQADRERLRQAAAVFDCTREGVLVTDRQGLIVHVNRAFMEITGYQREEVIGQQPSLFKSGHHPPGFYQAMFATLQAQDEWSGEIWNRRKSGEIYPQWQTIRVIRDEDGRLSHYVAVFSDISAIKDSEHELKHLAHHDPLTDLPNRLLFSDRAEQALASAQTHKRGCALLMVDLDHFKLINDSLGHNIGDRLLKAVAARLQALFGSGITLARLGGDEFAVLAESCPQPAQAAALAQRILDALKEPFCLDGHELFINASLGISLFPSDALSAEQLLRNADAALFKAKSSGRNGYALYTEELTAHAQQRVEIAFELRRALEQQELRVYYQPVHDLKTSRLIGVEALVRWEHPQRGLVSPAEFIPIAERTGMISEIDAWVMQQACRQMCQWQQAGVVLSFVAVNVSSRLFARRELYQQVAQVLHDTGLDPAYLELEVTESAVMDDPEVALEQMHRLRELGIRLAIDDFGTGYSSLLRLKRLPVQKLKIDQGFVAGLPWDEDDAAIVRVIIALARSMGMQVHAEGIEQAEQAAFLLEQACDLGQGYWFGRPVPEAQIDWTRAPAIG; from the coding sequence ATGTCTGCCTCATACCGCGATGCCTTGCGTGCAGCGCTGCTTTACCTGGTCCTTGCCGTTGTCTGGCTGCAAGGCATTGGCTATTTATTGAACAGTTTCTTCGATAGCTCTGATGAGTTGCTGCGTTGGCAACTGATCAACGGCTATGCCTTTGTGGTGTTCAGCGCCGGTTTGATCTTTCTTGCCCGGGCGCGCCTGTTCGAATGCCTGGGCATTGGTGCCCGGTTGCGCGAGCGCCAGGCCGATCGCGAACGCCTGCGTCAGGCGGCTGCGGTGTTCGACTGCACCCGCGAAGGCGTGCTGGTCACGGACCGGCAGGGGCTGATCGTGCACGTCAATCGCGCCTTCATGGAAATCACCGGTTATCAGCGTGAAGAAGTCATTGGCCAGCAGCCCAGCCTGTTCAAGTCCGGGCACCATCCTCCAGGGTTCTATCAGGCGATGTTCGCCACGTTGCAGGCGCAGGATGAATGGAGCGGCGAAATCTGGAACCGTCGTAAAAGCGGCGAGATTTATCCGCAATGGCAGACGATCCGCGTCATTCGGGACGAAGACGGTCGGCTCAGCCACTACGTCGCGGTGTTTTCCGATATCAGCGCGATCAAGGATTCCGAGCATGAACTCAAGCACCTGGCCCACCACGATCCGCTGACCGATCTGCCCAACCGCCTGCTGTTCAGCGACCGCGCCGAACAGGCGCTGGCGTCGGCGCAGACCCACAAGCGCGGCTGTGCGCTGCTGATGGTCGATCTGGACCACTTCAAATTGATCAACGACAGCCTCGGCCACAACATCGGTGACCGCTTGCTCAAGGCGGTTGCCGCGCGTTTGCAGGCGCTGTTCGGGTCCGGTATCACCCTGGCGCGGCTGGGTGGCGATGAATTTGCGGTGCTGGCGGAAAGTTGTCCACAGCCTGCGCAGGCCGCGGCGCTGGCCCAACGGATTCTCGATGCGCTCAAGGAGCCGTTCTGCCTCGACGGTCATGAACTGTTCATCAACGCCAGCCTCGGCATCAGCCTGTTCCCCAGCGATGCGTTGAGCGCCGAACAGTTGTTGCGCAACGCCGATGCGGCGCTGTTCAAGGCCAAGAGCAGCGGCCGCAACGGCTACGCGCTGTACACCGAAGAACTCACTGCCCATGCCCAGCAACGGGTGGAAATTGCCTTCGAACTGCGCCGTGCGCTGGAGCAGCAGGAGTTGCGGGTCTACTACCAACCGGTGCACGACCTGAAAACCAGCCGCCTGATCGGCGTCGAGGCGCTGGTGCGCTGGGAGCATCCGCAGCGGGGGCTGGTGTCGCCGGCGGAGTTCATCCCGATTGCCGAGCGCACCGGGATGATCTCGGAAATCGACGCCTGGGTCATGCAGCAAGCCTGCCGGCAGATGTGCCAATGGCAGCAGGCCGGGGTCGTGCTGTCGTTTGTCGCGGTGAACGTGTCTTCACGGCTGTTCGCCCGTCGCGAGTTGTATCAACAGGTGGCGCAGGTGCTGCACGACACCGGGCTGGACCCGGCCTATCTGGAACTGGAAGTCACCGAAAGCGCGGTGATGGACGATCCGGAAGTCGCACTGGAACAGATGCATCGTCTGCGCGAACTGGGCATTCGCCTGGCCATCGATGACTTTGGCACCGGTTATTCGTCGCTGCTGCGGCTCAAGCGCCTGCCGGTGCAGAAGCTCAAGATCGATCAGGGTTTCGTCGCCGGCCTGCCGTGGGACGAGGACGACGCAGCGATCGTCCGGGTGATCATCGCCCTGGCCCGCAGCATGGGCATGCAGGTGCATGCCGAGGGCATCG